Below is a genomic region from Methanomassiliicoccales archaeon.
GGCCCTGGTGTACTCGATGCAACTGTAATGGCAATGAAGTCTGCCTGACCATATCCGGGTAAGTTCGTCCATCACCTTCCGGAAATCGTCCTCGGTGCGGAGGGAGCCGCCATAACGTGCGTGGATATGGGCGAAGTCGATCACCGGTTGCACCCCCTTCAGCGCCCGCGTCACGGTCCCGATCTCCTCCAGGGTGCCCCAGGTGCTCCCCCGCCCCATGGTCTCCAGGCCCAGCACGACGTCCAGGGATTCCTTCTCCATCTGCTCCAGACATTCGGATAGACCGCGCATCACCGCTGCCGTGGCGATCTCCGGCTCCTTTCCGGCGTAGGTAGCGGCATGGATGACGATGATCCAGGCCCCGGCCTTTGCGGCCGCCCGGGCGGTGCGCATTACCCATTCCTTGCTCTTCTCATAGGTCTCTGGGACCGAATTGAAGCTGATGTAGTATGGGGCATGGGCGCTCAGCATCACGTCCGTCTCCTCCGCCTTGCGCCTGATGGCCTCGGCCCGCTGGTCGCTCAAGTTCACCTGTCGCCCGAACTGAAGCTCAAGCGCATCCAGGCCCGCTTCCCTGACCATTCCGACGGCCTCGGCTCCGTCCTTCGCCCCTTTCGGATAGCCCGCCGGCCCGAACCTAACCATGATGGCTCATCGCCTCCGGCCGATATATGATTTGACCCAACACGGTAGGGCTGGACTCAAAAAGGCTATCTATTCGGTATGCCCCTAGTATCCCTGGAGAGGACATGGAGACAGAAGGAGTGCCGGTGGAGATCCCGCCTGACTGCAACGTCATCATCGGGCAGTCGCATTTCATCAAGACGGCCGAGGACCTGTATGAGGCGATGGTCAACTCCACGCCGTCGGCAAAGTTCGGCATCGCCTTCTGCGAGGCGTCGGGCCCCAGGCTGGTACGGGTCGAGGGAAATGACGAGGAGCTGAAACGGGTGGCGGCCGATAATGCCATGCTCATCGGTGCCGGGCACACGTTCGTGGTGCTTCTCAGGAACGCCTTCCCGGTGAACGTGCTAGGTGCCATCAAGGCAGTGCCCGAGGTGTGCTCCATATTCTGTGCCACGGCCAACGAGCTGAAGGTCATCGTCGCCAAGGAGGGCGAGGGCCGCGGCGTGATCGGGGTTATCGACGGTAGATCGCCAATGGGAGTGGAGAAAGATGCCAACATCAAAGAAAGAAGAGAATTCCTCCGCAAGATCGGATACAAGCGCTGACGATGACTACCTGGACCAGTACGAGGTCACCGCCAAGTACTACGACATATGGTATGAGGACTTCACCGAGGACGTCGAGTTCCTGAAGCGGATGGCGGAACGTACCGGAGGACCCATTCTGGATTGCATGTGCGGCACCGGAAGGACACTGCTCCCGCTGGCCAAGGAAGGCTACAAGATATCCGGATTTGACGCGTCAGAGGCGATGCTGGATAAGCTGACGGCGAAGATCGAGACCCTTCCAGAATCGATCCAGGAGAACGTCCACATAGGCCACGGGGACGTCAGGAACTTCGTCTGCAAGAAGAAGTTCAAGCTGGTGATCATTCCGTTCAATTCCTTCCTGCACCTGCTGGAGACCGAGGAACAGGAGGCGGCGCTGAAGAACGTGGTCGATCACATGGCCAAGGACGGGCTCTTCATCCTGAGCATCTTCAACCCCAGGCTTGACCGGCCCGAAGGGCTGCTCAGGCATCGCGGCACCAGGATCACCTCCCAGGGGGAGATCATCACCAAGATGGAGGCACAGGAGTTCAACACCCCCGAACAGACCACCACCATCCACTACTTCTATGACATCTCCCGGCAGGACCAACCGCTGCGCCGGGTGACCGCCACGATGACGCTGCGGTACATGTTCGAGAGGGAGGTCGTCGATCTGATGGAACGCTGCGGGCTGGAGGTTGCCGAAGAGTACGGCGACTATCTGCTATCGCCGTTCAAGAAGACCAGCGACATCATGGTGTTCGTGGCCAGGAAATCGGCATGAAGGTCGGGCCGATCGACCTTGACAGCACGCTGGGCTGCGGCCAGGTCTTCCGCTGGCGTAAGGTGGGAGAGACCTGGAACGGCGTATTGAAGGGTGTGGAGGTCCAACTACGTCAGGTCGGCGAGACCATTGTGGCCCGGGGAGACTTAGGAGACGACGCCCTGGAACGCTATTTCCGTTCCGATGATGATCTGGACCTCATCCGTTCCGAGATATCCAAGGACCCGATGATCAGCACCATGGTGTCAGACCGCCCTGGTCTTCGTCTCATCCGCCAGGACCCCTGGGAATGTGCCGCCTCCTACGTCCTGGCAACGAATGCCAACATTCCCCGCATACAGAAAATGATCGAAAAGGTGTGCCGCACCTTCGGCGATCCCCTCCCTGGCGGCTCGTTCGCATTCCCGCGCCCGGACCAGATCGCCTGCGGAAGGAAGAAGGCCGAGACCTGCGGGCTGGGCTTCCGCTGCGGCAGGTTCGTGGAGTTCGCCAGGATGGTGGATAGCGGGGAGATCGATCTGGAGTCTTTGAGGAACGTCGACTACGAAGCATGCCACAAGGAATTGAAATCATACCCTGGCATAGGAGACAAGGTGGCGGATTGCGTCGCGGTGTTCAGCCTGGACCACTTGGAGGCTTTCCCGGTGGACGTTCGAATAAAAAAGGCCATGGAAGAGATGTATGGGGTCAGAGGCACCTACCGACATGTGAACCGGTATGGCAGGGATTATTTTGGCCGGTTCGCCGGTTATGCCCAGGAGTACATCTACTATTCGTTCCAGAGGAAAAGACCGACCTAGAGCAGAGGCGCATTGACCTCTGGACAGACACAGTCCGGAGCCTTGAGACCGGTGTGGATCTCGTAGACCTTGATCAACATCCCGCTCTTCTTGACCATCTCGCAGATGCGGCACGTCTCCGTGACCATGTCGGATCCGTTCATGATACGGACCGCGGCCACCTCGACCTCGTGCTTGAACTCCTCGTACTTCCCGGAGTTCTCTATCTCCTTACTGGTGCCCCTCTTCGCCTTGAGGTATTGGGATATCGCTGCGTCGGTCACGCCGAACCGCCTTGCCACTTCTGCCTGGCTCAGGTGGTGCTTCTCGACCAATTCCCTTGCGAGTTCTCTCCTGATAGAGGGCAAAACATACCAAACGATGAGCTCGCACGGAATCTTCATAAGAATCTGAAGGAATATCATTGTAGGCTAGTTTAAACTATTGCTAACATTGTGCGGCCGGACCGATAAATGCATACCCCGTCATGCTATGACATGTCTCGCCTCGCGATCCGCCTTCCAGGCAGCAGTTTTTTGAACCCTGTTAAGGCCTGGGTCGATCCTGACTTTGCGGACTCAATCCTCTTCCCCGAGATGGGTCTTCTCGAAGAACTCCTGTATCTCCCATTCGGCGAGGCGGTCCCCCTCCTCGTCCCGGAGGGTAAGGCCAAGTGTCCTTATGTGGTCGTTCAGAGTCCGTCTTGCCTCTCGGTCGCCGATGAACTGGGTTATGAAGATGTCCTTGCCCTTGGTGCGTGCCTTATAAGCCGCCCTCATCTCCACCCCTTCGAAGATGACGTTGCAGGTGCAACCGAACCTGGTCCTGATCCAGGGATATTGGAGGTAGAATGCCAGGTTATCATCGGAGGTGAGGACGAACCGATCCGGGGCCTCGATGCCTTTGATGGAATCGACATCCTCCGCCAGCATCCAATGCATGGTATCGTCCCCTTCCAGCAGGAACCCTTTGACCAGGAGGCCGTCCAGTTCCAGCCCGGCCAACATCGTGCGGAGCTCGCGCATCGGCATGATGAATCCCAGGAATCGGGACAGGTTCTCCGCGCTGAATATGCCATAGTTGCGGAACGCCATCCGCATCAGCTCCTTCTTGGCCTCGTGTTGATCCATCCCATTGTCCGGGACCGGCCTGAGAAGGCCGTGCGCATCCGCATACACGATCGTCGAACGGAGCAGCGACCTGAGCGCGTCATAGCTGCGGCGATGCCCGACCGGAGACAGGTCGAAGAGCTTGTGCTTACTGATGGGCGCCTCCTCCTCGATTATTCGAAGCAAATTGGCCATGTCCGCCGAGAGCGTCTCGCTGCGCACCTTTCGGTAGAGGGCGGCATGTTCCAGAGAGGTATAGGTGGCATATTCCGGTATGGCCCACACCTTGATCAGGTTTCCCTGTTCGGCCAGCTTCTTGAGCGGGATCCGCACCTCGGACCGCAGGTAGGCAGCGGCATCCGAGCGCAGACCGCCTATGTA
It encodes:
- a CDS encoding TIM barrel protein, whose translation is MVRFGPAGYPKGAKDGAEAVGMVREAGLDALELQFGRQVNLSDQRAEAIRRKAEETDVMLSAHAPYYISFNSVPETYEKSKEWVMRTARAAAKAGAWIIVIHAATYAGKEPEIATAAVMRGLSECLEQMEKESLDVVLGLETMGRGSTWGTLEEIGTVTRALKGVQPVIDFAHIHARYGGSLRTEDDFRKVMDELTRIWSGRLHCHYSCIEYTRAGEKRHLPLSAKDPDFSHLVPSLFGLERECTIICETPLPVEDALAMSNEYGQTYSQEGHPRK
- a CDS encoding adenosine-specific kinase; protein product: METEGVPVEIPPDCNVIIGQSHFIKTAEDLYEAMVNSTPSAKFGIAFCEASGPRLVRVEGNDEELKRVAADNAMLIGAGHTFVVLLRNAFPVNVLGAIKAVPEVCSIFCATANELKVIVAKEGEGRGVIGVIDGRSPMGVEKDANIKERREFLRKIGYKR
- a CDS encoding class I SAM-dependent methyltransferase, encoding MPTSKKEENSSARSDTSADDDYLDQYEVTAKYYDIWYEDFTEDVEFLKRMAERTGGPILDCMCGTGRTLLPLAKEGYKISGFDASEAMLDKLTAKIETLPESIQENVHIGHGDVRNFVCKKKFKLVIIPFNSFLHLLETEEQEAALKNVVDHMAKDGLFILSIFNPRLDRPEGLLRHRGTRITSQGEIITKMEAQEFNTPEQTTTIHYFYDISRQDQPLRRVTATMTLRYMFEREVVDLMERCGLEVAEEYGDYLLSPFKKTSDIMVFVARKSA
- a CDS encoding DNA glycosylase translates to MKVGPIDLDSTLGCGQVFRWRKVGETWNGVLKGVEVQLRQVGETIVARGDLGDDALERYFRSDDDLDLIRSEISKDPMISTMVSDRPGLRLIRQDPWECAASYVLATNANIPRIQKMIEKVCRTFGDPLPGGSFAFPRPDQIACGRKKAETCGLGFRCGRFVEFARMVDSGEIDLESLRNVDYEACHKELKSYPGIGDKVADCVAVFSLDHLEAFPVDVRIKKAMEEMYGVRGTYRHVNRYGRDYFGRFAGYAQEYIYYSFQRKRPT
- a CDS encoding helix-turn-helix domain-containing protein; its protein translation is MKIPCELIVWYVLPSIRRELARELVEKHHLSQAEVARRFGVTDAAISQYLKAKRGTSKEIENSGKYEEFKHEVEVAAVRIMNGSDMVTETCRICEMVKKSGMLIKVYEIHTGLKAPDCVCPEVNAPLL